Proteins encoded in a region of the Clostridium beijerinckii genome:
- a CDS encoding histidine kinase N-terminal 7TM domain-containing diguanylate cyclase, with the protein MVNYIIFLAMFLTAFVSAQLCIFLFYKKRRIHLNGLLGVILSVFIYSLFYSFELICPNLTFMKLFTGIEYIGIASIPAFWVIMALEYTNKSRYITKKLYMLLFSLPTVLVALNITNDYHHLFYKSYTVDIADNLYIANLKPGIVYVICVIFVNVCFIVGNSLYLIFYRKENSLYKKRSFKIMLTSFIPWVGYWIYMSRITSIRIDIVPIFMGVFCLIYTYALFKSNIFETATIARHVIFDNISEAILVLDQENKIIDMNNIAEKIFNIKSKLAIGQDVCTEFKEYQEIIQYIYEEKETSFNCEIKIKNKLYYFKGKLTLINNNRGKGKVIVLSDNTEQVLMIKKLEYYGITDVLTGVYNRKYFYKIAKEKIEACSDKKHMSLLMMDIDKFKTINDTYGHPIGDIVLKKVMNICKELLGKKYYIGRYGGEEFLILLDNANSEKALEIGETIRRRIENLEILHDNKCIKITSSFGIFTSVRERDLENMIKFADKALYEAKSLGRNRVSIKMGNS; encoded by the coding sequence ATGGTTAATTATATAATATTTCTTGCAATGTTTTTAACAGCATTTGTTTCGGCGCAATTATGCATATTTTTATTTTATAAAAAAAGAAGAATACATTTAAACGGTCTTTTAGGTGTTATTTTAAGTGTTTTTATATATAGTTTATTTTATTCTTTTGAATTAATATGCCCTAATTTAACCTTTATGAAATTGTTTACTGGGATAGAGTATATAGGAATAGCATCCATTCCGGCTTTTTGGGTTATCATGGCTCTAGAGTATACTAATAAAAGTAGGTATATTACTAAAAAGCTCTATATGTTGTTATTTTCTTTGCCTACGGTATTAGTGGCATTAAATATTACTAATGACTATCATCATCTATTTTATAAAAGTTACACAGTTGACATTGCAGATAATCTATATATTGCAAATCTTAAACCAGGCATTGTATATGTTATATGCGTAATTTTTGTAAATGTATGCTTCATAGTAGGGAATAGTCTGTATTTAATTTTTTATAGAAAAGAAAACAGTTTATATAAAAAGAGAAGTTTTAAAATCATGCTTACATCATTTATTCCTTGGGTTGGATATTGGATATACATGTCAAGGATTACGTCTATAAGAATAGATATAGTTCCAATTTTTATGGGAGTATTTTGTTTGATATATACATACGCTTTGTTTAAATCAAATATCTTTGAAACAGCTACTATTGCTAGACATGTTATTTTTGATAATATTTCTGAAGCAATATTAGTGTTAGACCAAGAAAATAAAATAATAGATATGAATAATATAGCAGAGAAAATTTTTAATATAAAATCAAAGCTAGCAATAGGACAAGACGTATGCACAGAATTTAAAGAGTATCAGGAAATTATTCAATATATATATGAAGAAAAAGAAACTAGTTTCAACTGTGAAATTAAAATAAAGAACAAACTCTATTATTTTAAAGGAAAACTTACACTAATTAATAATAATAGAGGGAAGGGGAAAGTTATTGTTTTGAGTGATAATACTGAACAAGTTTTAATGATTAAGAAACTTGAATACTACGGCATCACTGATGTTTTGACAGGAGTATATAATAGAAAGTATTTCTATAAAATTGCAAAAGAAAAAATTGAAGCTTGTTCGGATAAGAAACATATGTCTCTATTAATGATGGATATAGATAAATTTAAAACTATTAATGATACTTATGGGCATCCTATAGGCGATATTGTTTTAAAAAAGGTAATGAATATTTGTAAAGAATTATTGGGGAAAAAATATTATATAGGAAGATATGGGGGAGAGGAATTTTTAATTTTACTAGATAATGCTAATTCAGAAAAAGCTTTAGAAATTGGTGAAACAATAAGGAGAAGGATTGAAAATTTAGAAATACTCCATGACAATAAATGTATAAAAATAACATCTTCTTTTGGGATATTTACATCAGTTAGAGAAAGAGATTTGGAAAATATGATTAAATTTGCAGATAAAGCTTTGTATGAAGCGAAGAGTTTAGGAAGAAATAGGGTTTCTATAAAAATGGGGAATAGTTAG
- a CDS encoding zinc ribbon domain-containing protein, with translation MFFIGIFGIENKNKEIKILDNLNCKKCNKVFRGKLIKNFNYFHFFFIPIFKWNIKYYIICDGCGTNFSISVNKGKAIENNEPVNITYWDLEELESSNYRDNYNSGICRNCGMEVDPSFQFCPHCGNRIKF, from the coding sequence ATGTTTTTTATAGGTATATTTGGCATTGAAAATAAAAATAAAGAAATAAAGATTTTAGACAATTTAAACTGTAAAAAATGTAATAAAGTTTTTCGGGGAAAGCTGATAAAAAATTTTAATTATTTTCATTTTTTCTTTATTCCCATTTTTAAGTGGAATATAAAATATTATATAATATGTGATGGATGTGGAACTAACTTTAGTATTTCAGTGAACAAAGGAAAAGCCATTGAGAATAACGAACCTGTAAATATAACTTATTGGGATCTTGAGGAGCTAGAAAGCAGTAATTATAGAGATAATTATAATAGTGGTATATGCAGGAACTGTGGTATGGAAGTTGACCCAAGTTTTCAATTTTGTCCTCATTGTGGGAATAGGATTAAATTTTAA
- a CDS encoding ABC transporter substrate-binding protein, producing MKRKISLLLVIAMMTSFTLGGCNSKSGTRANDDSDVIKIGVFEPMTGANAAGGQLEAEGAKLANKIYPTVLGKKVELVFADNKSDKVEAASAAANLIEQEHVNAIIGSYGSGFSMAAGDIVQEAKVPAVGVTCTNPLVTAGNDYYFRVCFIDPFQGTVMAKYAANKLMAKKVAILQEVSSDYSVGICKFFTDEFKKLTDDNNAVVAKANYNTGDQDFSAQLTNIKGSNPDVIFAPGNFTEGAMIIKQARQLGITAPIIGADTWETPEFLDIGKEDVEGTVFSTFFATETPITEESKIFLDEYRKQYNKEPAAATALGYDAYLVILDAIKRANSVDPVKIRDEIAKTKDFPGAAGVITIDENNNAVKEAVLKIVKDGKFTYLDTIKPE from the coding sequence ATGAAAAGAAAAATTTCATTGCTTTTGGTTATAGCTATGATGACTTCTTTTACTTTAGGAGGTTGTAATTCAAAATCAGGCACAAGAGCTAATGATGATAGTGATGTAATAAAAATAGGTGTATTTGAACCAATGACAGGTGCAAATGCAGCAGGCGGACAGCTAGAAGCAGAAGGTGCAAAACTTGCAAATAAGATTTATCCAACTGTTCTTGGTAAAAAGGTAGAACTAGTTTTTGCAGATAATAAATCTGATAAAGTTGAAGCAGCTAGTGCAGCTGCAAACCTTATTGAGCAGGAGCATGTTAATGCTATTATAGGAAGCTATGGAAGTGGTTTCTCTATGGCAGCAGGTGATATAGTACAGGAAGCTAAGGTTCCAGCTGTAGGTGTAACTTGTACAAACCCTTTAGTAACTGCAGGAAATGATTATTACTTTAGAGTTTGCTTTATTGATCCTTTTCAAGGAACTGTTATGGCAAAATACGCAGCTAATAAGTTAATGGCTAAAAAGGTAGCAATTCTTCAAGAGGTCTCAAGTGATTACTCAGTTGGAATCTGCAAATTCTTTACTGATGAATTCAAAAAGCTAACTGATGATAATAATGCTGTTGTAGCAAAAGCAAATTATAACACAGGAGATCAGGATTTCTCAGCACAGCTTACAAATATTAAAGGAAGCAATCCTGATGTAATATTTGCTCCAGGGAATTTTACAGAAGGAGCAATGATAATAAAGCAGGCAAGGCAACTTGGAATTACAGCCCCAATAATTGGAGCTGATACCTGGGAGACACCGGAATTTTTAGATATAGGTAAAGAGGATGTTGAAGGAACTGTATTTTCAACATTTTTTGCAACTGAGACACCTATAACTGAAGAATCTAAAATTTTTCTTGATGAATATAGAAAACAATATAATAAGGAGCCAGCAGCAGCTACAGCATTAGGGTATGATGCATATCTAGTAATTTTAGATGCAATTAAGAGAGCTAATTCTGTAGATCCAGTTAAAATTAGAGATGAAATAGCAAAAACAAAAGATTTTCCGGGTGCAGCAGGAGTAATAACAATTGATGAAAACAATAATGCAGTAAAAGAAGCTGTTTTAAAGATAGTTAAAGATGGCAAGTTTACTTATCTAGATACAATAAAGCCTGAATAG
- a CDS encoding ABC transporter substrate-binding protein, whose amino-acid sequence MKKKISLLLALAMTTTFTLAGCSKSNTKANIDSDVIKIGVFEPMTGANAAGGQLEVEGVKLANKLYPTVNGKKVELVFADNKSDKVEAASAASNLVEQEQVNAIIGSWGSGNSMAAGDVVQDAKVPAVAASATNPLVTAGNDYYFRVCFIDPFQGTVMAKYAANKLQAKKVALLQEVSSDYSVGICKFFTDEFIKITGDKDAIIAKANYNTGDQDFTAQLTNIKSSNPDVIFAPGNFTEGAMIIKQARQLGITTPIIGGDTWETPEFLDIGKEDVDGTVFSTFFASETPITNESKVFLDEYRKEYNKEPAAVSALSYDAYLVILDAIKRANSIDPVKIRDEIAKTKNFPGAAGVITIDQNNNAVKDAVLKIVKDGKFTYLDTIKPEEN is encoded by the coding sequence ATGAAGAAAAAAATTTCTTTACTTTTGGCGCTGGCTATGACAACTACATTTACGCTGGCGGGATGTTCAAAATCAAATACTAAAGCAAATATAGACAGCGATGTTATAAAAATTGGTGTATTTGAGCCAATGACCGGTGCTAACGCAGCTGGTGGACAGCTAGAAGTTGAAGGCGTAAAACTTGCGAACAAGCTCTATCCAACGGTTAATGGAAAAAAAGTTGAGCTGGTTTTTGCAGATAATAAATCAGATAAAGTTGAAGCGGCTAGTGCAGCATCAAATCTTGTGGAACAGGAACAAGTTAATGCAATTATAGGAAGCTGGGGAAGTGGAAACTCTATGGCGGCAGGAGATGTTGTACAAGATGCCAAGGTTCCAGCAGTTGCAGCCTCAGCTACAAATCCTCTTGTAACAGCTGGTAATGATTATTACTTTAGAGTTTGTTTTATAGATCCTTTTCAAGGAACTGTTATGGCAAAATATGCAGCAAATAAATTGCAAGCTAAAAAAGTAGCGTTACTTCAAGAGGTTTCAAGTGATTACTCAGTTGGAATTTGTAAGTTCTTTACCGATGAATTTATAAAGATTACAGGAGATAAAGATGCAATTATAGCTAAAGCTAACTATAATACAGGTGATCAGGATTTTACAGCTCAACTCACAAATATAAAGAGTAGTAATCCAGATGTGATTTTTGCTCCAGGTAATTTTACAGAAGGAGCTATGATAATAAAACAAGCAAGACAGCTTGGAATAACTACTCCAATAATTGGAGGAGATACTTGGGAAACGCCAGAATTTTTAGATATAGGTAAAGAAGATGTTGATGGAACAGTATTTTCTACTTTTTTTGCAAGTGAGACTCCTATAACTAACGAATCAAAAGTCTTTCTTGATGAATATAGAAAAGAATATAATAAAGAACCAGCAGCGGTTTCAGCTTTATCATATGATGCATATCTAGTAATTTTAGATGCAATTAAGAGAGCTAATTCGATAGATCCAGTAAAGATTAGAGATGAAATTGCAAAAACCAAGAATTTTCCTGGTGCTGCAGGAGTAATAACTATAGATCAAAATAACAATGCAGTAAAAGACGCAGTTTTAAAGATAGTTAAAGATGGTAAATTTACTTATCTTGATACAATAAAACCTGAAGAAAATTAA
- a CDS encoding branched-chain amino acid ABC transporter permease — MTLMNLSTFMQNLANGISLGSLYALIAIGYTMVYGILKLINFAHGDIFMMAAYFGFFGVATFGLPWYFAFIIAVVITAFLGMGIEFTAYRPLRNAPKISALISAIGVSFLLENLAVVLFGGRPKAFPDVKLFTDVIVIGGISIQRLTFIIPVVTIVILFVLLHLVNNTNIGMAMRAASKDVETARLMGINVNKTISFTFAIGSGLAAVGSMMWCVKYPQIVALMGMMPGLKCFIAAVIGGIGDIKGAVIGGFILGLAEIMLIGFFPGLTGYRDALAFILLIVILLFKPTGIMGKNLTEKV, encoded by the coding sequence ATGACTTTAATGAATTTAAGCACATTTATGCAAAATTTAGCAAATGGTATCTCACTAGGAAGTTTATACGCACTTATAGCTATAGGATATACTATGGTCTATGGAATATTAAAACTTATAAATTTTGCGCATGGAGATATATTTATGATGGCTGCATATTTCGGATTTTTCGGAGTTGCAACATTTGGACTACCTTGGTACTTTGCTTTTATAATTGCAGTGGTTATAACAGCATTCCTTGGAATGGGAATTGAATTCACTGCTTATAGACCGTTAAGAAATGCACCTAAGATTTCAGCTTTAATTTCAGCTATTGGTGTATCCTTCTTACTTGAAAATTTAGCAGTTGTTTTATTTGGAGGAAGACCTAAAGCATTTCCAGATGTAAAGCTATTTACAGATGTAATAGTTATAGGTGGAATTTCAATTCAAAGACTTACTTTTATAATTCCAGTTGTTACAATAGTAATACTATTTGTTTTATTACACTTAGTTAATAATACGAATATTGGTATGGCAATGAGAGCAGCTTCAAAAGATGTTGAAACTGCAAGGCTTATGGGAATAAATGTAAATAAGACAATATCATTTACTTTCGCTATAGGATCGGGATTGGCTGCAGTGGGTTCTATGATGTGGTGTGTAAAATATCCACAAATAGTTGCACTTATGGGAATGATGCCAGGTCTTAAATGTTTTATAGCAGCTGTAATTGGTGGTATAGGAGATATTAAGGGAGCAGTTATTGGTGGTTTTATACTTGGACTAGCTGAAATTATGTTAATTGGGTTCTTCCCTGGACTTACAGGGTATAGAGATGCTTTAGCATTTATACTATTAATCGTAATATTGCTATTTAAGCCTACAGGAATAATGGGCAAAAATTTAACAGAGAAGGTGTAA
- a CDS encoding branched-chain amino acid ABC transporter permease produces MNNKNKFLNIALIAIVFLLLFVANNSLDSYKIRILNLCAIYTVLGLSLNLINGFTGLFSLGHAGFIAVGAYTTALLTMSEKVKNQNFFMEPLMAPFNHISVPFIVALLIAGLLSAFIAVLIGAPALRLKGDYLAIVTLGFAEIIRIVITNIQGLTNGALGLRGIPHMTNLYWSFGIAIVTIIILLSLINSSYGRALKSIREDEIAAESMGISLFKHKVIGFAIGAFFAGVGGGLLGNLMGTIDPNMFKFSLTFNILLIIVIGGMGSVTGTVISAFIVTILGEALRFLDMEKQFDLGIFSFSGIPGLRMVIFSILLMIIVLFFRHGIMGTKEFSWKSIFKYSNDRPLEKGGDK; encoded by the coding sequence ATGAACAATAAAAATAAATTTTTAAATATAGCTCTTATTGCAATTGTATTTTTACTCTTATTTGTTGCAAATAATAGCTTGGACTCTTATAAAATTAGAATCTTAAATTTATGTGCAATATATACAGTTCTTGGACTAAGTTTAAATCTAATAAATGGATTTACAGGATTGTTTTCACTAGGACATGCAGGATTTATAGCAGTAGGTGCTTATACAACTGCATTGCTTACAATGAGCGAAAAAGTTAAAAATCAAAATTTCTTTATGGAACCATTAATGGCGCCTTTTAATCATATATCGGTACCGTTTATTGTAGCTTTGTTAATAGCTGGTCTTTTATCAGCATTTATAGCAGTTTTAATAGGTGCTCCGGCTTTAAGGCTTAAGGGTGACTATTTGGCTATTGTTACTTTAGGATTTGCAGAAATTATAAGAATAGTTATTACTAATATACAAGGTTTAACAAATGGAGCTTTGGGTCTTCGTGGTATTCCTCATATGACAAACCTATATTGGAGCTTTGGAATAGCAATTGTGACAATAATAATATTGCTATCACTTATAAATAGTTCATATGGAAGAGCTCTAAAATCAATTAGAGAAGATGAGATTGCAGCTGAAAGTATGGGAATAAGTTTATTCAAACACAAAGTAATAGGATTTGCTATTGGTGCTTTCTTTGCTGGAGTTGGAGGTGGATTACTTGGGAACTTAATGGGAACAATTGATCCTAATATGTTTAAGTTCAGCCTTACGTTCAATATACTTCTTATAATAGTTATTGGAGGAATGGGAAGCGTTACAGGAACAGTTATATCAGCTTTCATCGTAACAATACTTGGAGAAGCTTTAAGATTTTTGGATATGGAAAAACAATTTGATTTGGGAATCTTTAGCTTTTCGGGAATACCAGGACTTAGAATGGTTATTTTCTCAATTTTGCTTATGATAATAGTACTATTCTTCAGACATGGAATAATGGGAACAAAAGAATTTTCTTGGAAATCAATATTTAAATATTCTAATGATAGACCTCTAGAAAAAGGAGGAGACAAGTAA
- a CDS encoding tetratricopeptide repeat protein — MEDNQNIQDKIKSFLEENRINVKGGTITSEKQLSLVLNDLAMGDLKKGKLDKALYFTEKAAEFNKENYYSYFIKGLVYRKLGKNEDAIEAFNVYCKDSDDSLTHIYMGLSYAELGNIENALDHLRKGEKNISKNEKEDHKLLICATYECIGNIYLSKENIVEFNERDKYSMNYKSAVRYYKMALKINRRNPDLINRLAACYYHIEDLNKALYCYEQAAKIVEDKSMYVEAIKEMHEAGAKSEPAGF, encoded by the coding sequence ACAAAATAAAGAGTTTTTTAGAAGAGAATAGGATAAATGTTAAAGGTGGAACTATAACAAGTGAAAAGCAATTATCACTAGTTTTAAATGATCTTGCAATGGGTGATTTGAAAAAAGGAAAGCTAGATAAGGCATTATATTTTACAGAAAAAGCAGCTGAATTCAATAAAGAAAATTATTATTCATATTTTATAAAAGGTCTAGTATATAGAAAGTTAGGTAAAAATGAAGATGCGATTGAAGCATTTAATGTATATTGTAAAGACTCTGATGATTCATTAACCCACATATATATGGGACTTTCGTATGCAGAATTAGGAAACATAGAAAATGCATTAGATCATCTTAGAAAAGGCGAAAAGAACATCTCAAAAAATGAAAAGGAAGATCATAAATTATTAATCTGTGCGACTTATGAGTGTATAGGAAATATATATTTAAGTAAAGAAAATATAGTAGAATTTAATGAGAGAGATAAATATAGTATGAACTATAAAAGTGCAGTAAGATATTATAAAATGGCACTAAAAATAAATAGGAGAAATCCTGATTTAATCAATAGATTAGCTGCATGTTATTATCATATTGAAGATTTAAATAAAGCATTATATTGCTATGAGCAAGCCGCTAAGATTGTAGAAGATAAAAGCATGTATGTAGAAGCAATCAAAGAAATGCATGAAGCTGGTGCTAAATCAGAGCCAGCAGGATTTTAG
- a CDS encoding ABC transporter ATP-binding protein, translating into MTLLNVQNATMQFGGLTAVKDFNLQINQGEIISLIGPNGAGKTTAFNMITNVYTPTRGKIIFDGTNITGMRQDKITQTGIARTFQNIRLFKDLSVLDNVLIANHVHIKSNCLEAMLKLPRYKREEKEMVEKSLELLKEVGLEKLRNEKANSLPYGMQRKLEIARALATNPKLLLLDEPAAGMNPTETDELTDFVREIKDKFDLTIFMIEHHMNMVMGLSDRIQVFEYGITIAEGTPSEIQNDKKVIDAYLGVSEDD; encoded by the coding sequence ATGACATTATTAAATGTACAAAACGCGACTATGCAGTTTGGAGGACTTACGGCTGTAAAAGACTTTAACCTTCAAATTAATCAAGGAGAAATAATTTCTTTAATTGGACCTAATGGAGCTGGTAAAACTACAGCTTTTAACATGATTACTAATGTTTATACTCCTACTAGAGGAAAAATAATTTTTGATGGTACTAATATTACAGGAATGAGACAAGATAAAATAACGCAAACTGGTATAGCAAGGACATTTCAAAACATAAGACTTTTTAAAGATTTGAGTGTACTTGATAATGTTTTAATAGCAAACCATGTTCATATTAAGTCAAACTGTCTTGAAGCGATGTTAAAGCTTCCTAGGTATAAAAGAGAAGAAAAAGAGATGGTTGAGAAATCTTTAGAGCTTTTAAAAGAGGTAGGTCTTGAAAAGCTAAGAAATGAAAAAGCAAATTCTCTTCCATATGGCATGCAAAGAAAACTTGAAATAGCAAGAGCACTTGCTACTAATCCAAAGCTTCTTCTTCTTGATGAGCCAGCAGCAGGGATGAATCCTACAGAAACTGATGAGCTTACAGATTTTGTTAGAGAAATTAAGGATAAATTCGATTTAACTATATTTATGATAGAGCATCATATGAATATGGTTATGGGTTTATCAGATAGAATACAGGTTTTTGAATATGGAATAACTATAGCTGAAGGTACACCTTCTGAAATACAAAATGATAAAAAGGTTATAGATGCATATTTGGGGGTATCTGAAGATGATTAA
- a CDS encoding ABC transporter ATP-binding protein, whose amino-acid sequence MIKIDNLVVAYGGIEALKGISLEVPEGKIVTLVGANGAGKSTTLKSIVGLVKPKSGTISFDDGTDLTKLNTELMVKKGIALVPEGRKVFSDLTVLENLKIGAYTRKDKSGIQEDLEKVYSLFPRLKERTWQLSGTLSGGEQQMLAIGRALMSRPKLIMMDEPSLGLAPIIVKELFGIIKKINEEGMTVLLIEQNANAALKIADIGYIMETGRITLSGSGQELLSNDEIKKAYLGEAL is encoded by the coding sequence ATGATTAAAATTGATAATTTAGTAGTCGCTTATGGTGGAATTGAAGCATTAAAAGGAATAAGCTTAGAGGTACCAGAAGGGAAAATTGTAACTTTAGTTGGTGCCAATGGTGCAGGAAAAAGTACTACGCTAAAATCTATAGTAGGTCTAGTTAAACCAAAGAGTGGAACTATAAGTTTTGATGATGGAACTGATTTAACTAAGCTTAATACGGAACTCATGGTGAAAAAAGGTATAGCATTAGTACCAGAAGGAAGAAAAGTTTTTTCAGACCTTACAGTACTAGAAAATTTAAAGATAGGTGCTTATACAAGAAAGGATAAATCAGGTATTCAGGAAGACTTGGAAAAGGTATATTCACTTTTCCCAAGACTTAAGGAGAGAACTTGGCAATTATCGGGAACTCTTTCAGGAGGTGAGCAACAAATGCTCGCCATAGGAAGAGCACTAATGTCAAGACCAAAGTTAATAATGATGGATGAGCCTTCTTTAGGACTTGCACCAATAATCGTAAAAGAATTATTTGGAATTATAAAAAAAATTAATGAAGAAGGCATGACAGTTCTACTAATTGAGCAAAATGCAAATGCAGCTTTAAAAATTGCTGATATTGGTTATATTATGGAAACTGGAAGAATAACACTAAGTGGCTCAGGGCAAGAATTACTTTCTAATGATGAAATTAAAAAAGCTTATCTTGGTGAAGCTTTATAA